The following DNA comes from Anaerostipes rhamnosivorans.
GTCGCCATGGCTGAAAGCTATCTCAAACATGGCGGGGACCAAAAAACATTAAAGCCGCTTGCGGAGGATATCATCACAGTACAGAAGGATGAGATCAAACAGATGCAGACTCTGATCCAAAAACTGGACAGCAGCAAGAACCACTCAAGAAGCAGGTCATCCTCTTATATGAAGGAGTACCGGCAGATGTTTCACCAATCCCATTCCGGTCATACCTCATCCGCAGACGCCTCATCCATTGATGAAGCCTTTGCAGAAGGTATGATCGAACACCATCAGATGGCGGTAGATATGTCAGAACTGATCCTTAAATATACAAAACAAAAGGATGTCACCAAACTGGCCAAGAATATCATAAAAACACAACAGGCAGAGATTCGTAAGATGAACGTGGTTTTAAAAGAAAGGAACCATTCTCATCACTGAGATCCGCCTTTCTTCATGGCGGCAGTTATTTCGGAAAACTTTCCGATGATATCGTCATAATTGTCTCTTTTGTGAGGCACCATGCAATGGCTGCAGTCTTTTATACCGTTTTGATATCTAAAATTGCCGCCACAGTCTTTTCCAAGCATATAAAGCGGGCAATAACAAAACAGACAGTTAAAATTGTCAGGGTCGTCCGTTTCGTGACAAGGGAAAAACTCACAATCCCTATGGCTAAAAAACTGATAGTTCTTTGATTTTTTAGCCATGTCTCCCTCCCTTCTGCTGCTTGATCACAAGGCGGACCAGACTTTCGATGTCTGCCTTGTCAGCTACATACACATCCATACCAAGAGATCTTGCCGCTTTGGCTGTCTGCTCCCCGATACAGGCCGCTTTCAAGCCTTTGATACCGGTGTCCGGCAGAGCTTTGGCAAAGCCGCGCACAGTAGAGGCACTGGTAAAGACAGCCCAGCTGATCTCTCCGTTCTCGATCATTTCTTTTACAGGAACCAACTGCCATCTTTCATGGCAGGTCTCATAAACCGCCACATCATCCACTCTGATATCCGGTTTGCCCTCAAGAATCCGGATCAGTTCCTGGTTTCCTAAAGCCGCGCGCGGGATCAGGATATGTTCCCCTCCGGACAGAACGTCAAAAAGCGCCCTGCCTAGGGAAACTCCGTCGTAGATCTCCGGCATCAAGTCACAAAATAGTCCTCTTTCTTCTAACGCACGATTTGTCCCCGCTCCGATGGCAGCAATCTTACAGCCGCCAAGAATACGGATATCTCTCTTTTGTTTTCTCAATTCTTCAAAGAAAATCCTGACTCCACCTGGGCTTGTAAAAACGATCCAATCATAAGAGCTTATTTTGTCCAGTGCTGAAGAGAGCATGCTTTGATCTTCTTTTGGCTTAATCAATATTGAGGGCATTTCAAGTACTTCCGCCCCCTTTTCCCGAAACATGGCCGCAGTCCTTGAAATGAGATCCCTTGGACGGGTCAAAAGAATACGGCACCCTGCCAGGGGAAGGTCCTCATACCAGGCAAACTCTTCTGAAAGCTTACAGACCTCTCCCACTACAATGACCGCAGGGGTTTCGATCCTGCTTCGGCGCACGGCATCCTCCAATCCAGAAAGAGTTGACAAAACTCTTTTCTGCCCTGCTGTCGTTCCCTTTGAGAGCACTGCTGCCGGCATCTCAGAATTCATCCCAGCTTTTGTGAGGGACTTTATAATATCCGGAAGGGATGAGATTCCCATTAGAAATACCAGGGTTCCTTTTGTCCTCACGAGCGCTTCAAAATCAATATCATATTCGGCGCCGGCCTTTTTATGCCCCGTAATGATATGTAAGGAAGAGCTTATGTCCCGGTGGGTTACCGGGATTCCATTGTATTCCGGCACCGCAACGGGAGATGTGATCCCTGGAATGACCTCAAACGGAATGTTATGCTGTCTCAGCAGTTCCAATTCCTCTCCTCCCCTGCCAAACATAAAGGGATCTCCCCCTTTCAACCGAACCACATAATTTCCTTTTTTCGCCTCAGAAAGCAGTATCTGATTGATTTCTTCCTGTGTCATTGTATGGCATCCAGCACGTTTCCCTACATAAATATATTTTGCCTGTCTGGGAAGCGATGACAATACTTCGGGGCCCACCAGGCTGTCATAGACGATCACGTCCGCTGTTTTTAATACTTCCGCTGCCTTTATAGTCAACAAACCAACTGCTCCCGGTCCTGCACCGGCAAGCCATACTTTTCCTGTCTTCATCATTACCCTCCTTTTATTTTCCATCATAGCATATTGACAAGGTTCTAACAACTCGATAAAATGGGAGAAATTGAATGTTTACAGGTGCCTTTCTTTTGGAAGGAGAATAGGAAAGCGGGTGAGAATCCCGCACGGTCCCGCCGCTGTATAGGAAGAGCTGCATTTCAATCATGTCACTGGGAAACCGGGAAGGCGAAATGCCGCAGTGAGGCCTGAGTCAGAAGACCTGCCGTAAGCATGCGATTTACACTGAAGCTGCGAAAGACAGCCAGTGTAGAATATTACCGTCGGAGGATTCGCACCCTCCTGCGCTTATATTCGGTGCGTCAGTTTTTACTGGCGTTTTTAGCGGTGTATGTTTCCGCTGAAACACATTTGTGAATCGAAAGGAGCAAACATGAAAAACTCACAAAAGATCCTTGTAACCGCTGCATTGGCGGCAGCTGTTATCTTCGGCTTCGGCCCCACAGCAAACGCCATGCACATCATGGAGGGATACCTTCCTCCCAAATTCTGTATTGCCTGGGGAGCATTAAGCCTGCCGTTTTTAGCCGCAGGATTTCTCTCCATCAAGAAAACGGTCCGTAAAGACCGGCGGCTGATGACCATATTGGCTATGTCAGGGGCATTCATCTTCGTCATTTCTTCGTTAAAGATTCCTTCCGTCACAGGCAGTTGTTCCCATATGACCGGTACCGGTCTTGGAGCCATTTTATTCGGGCCTGCCGCTGTCAGCATCTTGGGTATCATCGTACTGATCTTCCAGGCAGTTCTTCTGGCCCACGGCGGATTGACGACCCTTGGCGCCAATACCTTTTCCATGGCCATCGCAGGCCCGTTCTTATCCTTCGGCATCTATAAGCTCTGTAAAAAATTCGGACTGAACCGACGGGTCAGTGTCTTTTTCGCCGCTATGCTGGGAGATATTTTTACATACTGCATAACGAGTATTCAGCTGGCTTTGGCATATCCGTCAGAACAGGGCGGATTTATGGCTTCTGCGCTGAAATTTCTCGGGGTATTTGCTCCGACTCAGCTCCCCCTTGCCATTGTGGAAGGGATTCTGACTGTCGTGATCATCATTGCGCTGGAATCCTACGCACGCCCCGAGCTTAAACTCCTCAACTTCATCAAGGAGGGACAAGCATATGAAAAGTGATAAGAAAAAAGTCATCCTCCTGCTTGCGCTGGCTGCGTTCATCGCCGTGGTCCCTCTGTTTGCCTTAAAGGGAGCTGAATTCGGCGGCTCTGACGATGCCGGAAGTGTCATGATATCAAAGATCGAAGGGAAAGAATATCAGCCTTGGTTCACTCCTGTACTGGAAACCTTTATCGACGGTGAACTTCCAGGCGAAGTGGAAAGCCTCCTGTTCTGTGTACAGACTGGGATCGGGGTTGGGATCATCGCCTATAACTTGGGACGTTTAAGGGAACGCAAACGCCTTCTCTCCGGAACTGGGGCAGCAGAAAAT
Coding sequences within:
- a CDS encoding energy-coupling factor ABC transporter permease; protein product: MKNSQKILVTAALAAAVIFGFGPTANAMHIMEGYLPPKFCIAWGALSLPFLAAGFLSIKKTVRKDRRLMTILAMSGAFIFVISSLKIPSVTGSCSHMTGTGLGAILFGPAAVSILGIIVLIFQAVLLAHGGLTTLGANTFSMAIAGPFLSFGIYKLCKKFGLNRRVSVFFAAMLGDIFTYCITSIQLALAYPSEQGGFMASALKFLGVFAPTQLPLAIVEGILTVVIIIALESYARPELKLLNFIKEGQAYEK
- a CDS encoding cysteine-rich small domain-containing protein gives rise to the protein MAKKSKNYQFFSHRDCEFFPCHETDDPDNFNCLFCYCPLYMLGKDCGGNFRYQNGIKDCSHCMVPHKRDNYDDIIGKFSEITAAMKKGGSQ
- a CDS encoding energy-coupling factor ABC transporter substrate-binding protein produces the protein MKSDKKKVILLLALAAFIAVVPLFALKGAEFGGSDDAGSVMISKIEGKEYQPWFTPVLETFIDGELPGEVESLLFCVQTGIGVGIIAYNLGRLRERKRLLSGTGAAENAD
- a CDS encoding DUF305 domain-containing protein, producing the protein MEKMMKDMLDIPVSENEAVDFLEGMIPHHESAVAMAESYLKHGGDQKTLKPLAEDIITVQKDEIKQMQTLIQKLDSSKNHSRSRSSSYMKEYRQMFHQSHSGHTSSADASSIDEAFAEGMIEHHQMAVDMSELILKYTKQKDVTKLAKNIIKTQQAEIRKMNVVLKERNHSHH
- the cobA gene encoding uroporphyrinogen-III C-methyltransferase codes for the protein MKTGKVWLAGAGPGAVGLLTIKAAEVLKTADVIVYDSLVGPEVLSSLPRQAKYIYVGKRAGCHTMTQEEINQILLSEAKKGNYVVRLKGGDPFMFGRGGEELELLRQHNIPFEVIPGITSPVAVPEYNGIPVTHRDISSSLHIITGHKKAGAEYDIDFEALVRTKGTLVFLMGISSLPDIIKSLTKAGMNSEMPAAVLSKGTTAGQKRVLSTLSGLEDAVRRSRIETPAVIVVGEVCKLSEEFAWYEDLPLAGCRILLTRPRDLISRTAAMFREKGAEVLEMPSILIKPKEDQSMLSSALDKISSYDWIVFTSPGGVRIFFEELRKQKRDIRILGGCKIAAIGAGTNRALEERGLFCDLMPEIYDGVSLGRALFDVLSGGEHILIPRAALGNQELIRILEGKPDIRVDDVAVYETCHERWQLVPVKEMIENGEISWAVFTSASTVRGFAKALPDTGIKGLKAACIGEQTAKAARSLGMDVYVADKADIESLVRLVIKQQKGGRHG